Proteins encoded in a region of the Streptomyces sp. NBC_00258 genome:
- the cysD gene encoding sulfate adenylyltransferase subunit CysD — protein MDALESEAVHIFREVAGEFERPVILFSGGKDSIVMLHLALKAFAPAPVPFSLLHVDTGHNFPEVLEYRDRVVAAHGLRLHVASVQDYIDRGVLRERPDGTRNPLQTVPLTEKIQAERFDAVFGGGRRDEEKARAKERVFSLRDEFSQWDPRRQRPELWNLYNGRHAPGEHVRVFPLSNWTELDVWQYIAREGIELPEIYFAHHREVFQRAGMWLTAGEWGGPKDGETVEKRQVRYRTVGDMSCTGAVDSDAVTLGQVIAEIAASRLTERGATRADDKMSEAAMEDRKREGYF, from the coding sequence CTGGACGCCCTGGAGTCCGAGGCGGTGCACATCTTCCGCGAGGTGGCGGGTGAGTTCGAGCGGCCGGTGATCCTCTTCTCCGGCGGCAAGGACTCCATCGTCATGCTGCATCTCGCGCTGAAGGCGTTCGCGCCCGCTCCGGTGCCGTTCTCGCTGCTGCACGTGGACACAGGACACAACTTTCCGGAAGTCCTTGAGTACCGGGACCGTGTGGTGGCCGCACATGGGCTGCGGCTCCATGTGGCCTCCGTGCAGGACTACATCGACCGGGGTGTGCTGAGGGAACGTCCCGACGGGACGCGGAATCCGCTGCAGACGGTGCCGCTGACGGAGAAGATCCAGGCCGAGCGGTTCGACGCGGTGTTCGGCGGCGGACGCCGGGACGAGGAGAAGGCCCGCGCCAAGGAGCGGGTGTTCTCACTCCGGGACGAGTTCTCCCAGTGGGACCCGCGCCGCCAGCGCCCCGAGCTGTGGAACCTCTACAACGGACGCCACGCCCCCGGCGAGCACGTCCGCGTCTTCCCGCTGTCCAACTGGACCGAGCTGGACGTCTGGCAGTACATCGCCCGCGAAGGCATCGAACTGCCGGAGATCTACTTCGCCCACCATCGCGAGGTGTTCCAGCGGGCCGGCATGTGGCTGACCGCGGGCGAGTGGGGCGGCCCGAAGGACGGCGAGACCGTCGAGAAGCGGCAGGTCCGCTACCGGACCGTGGGCGACATGTCCTGCACCGGCGCCGTCGACTCGGACGCGGTGACCCTCGGCCAGGTCATCGCCGAGATCGCGGCCTCCCGGCTCACGGAGCGGGGCGCGACCCGTGCCGACGACAAGATGTCCGAGGCCGCGATGGAAGACCGCAAGCGCGAGGGGTACTTCTAG